The Streptomyces sp. NBC_00569 genomic sequence TGGCGGTCCTCACCGAGACGGACCTCACCGGCCAGAAGGCGGCCGGCAAGGACGGCCAGCGCATGCCGGCCCGCCGCCGCAAGACGATCGACCCGCTCACCCTGGAGTCCGGCGACTACATCGTCCACGAGCAGCACGGCGTGGGCCGCTACATCGAGATGGTGCAGCGCACGGTCCAGGGCGCGACCCGCGAGTACCTCGTCGTCGAGTACGCGCCCGCCAAGCGCGGCCAGCCCGGCGACCGTCTCTACATCCCCACCGACCAGCTGGAGCAGATCACCAAGTACGTCGGCGGCGAGGCCCCGACGCTGCACCGGCTGGGCGGCGCGGACTGGACGAAGACGAAGGCCCGCGCGAAGAAGGCGGTCAAGGAGATCGCCGCGGACCTGATCAAGCTGTACTCGGCGCGCATGGCGGCGCCCGGCCACTCCTTCGGCCCGGACACGCCCTGGCAGCGCGAGCTGGAGGACGCCTTCCCGTACGTGGAGACGCCCGACCAGCTCACGACCATCGCCGAGGTCAAGGAAGACATGGAGAAGACGGTCCCGATGGACCGCCTGATCTGCGGCGACGTCGGCTACGGCAAGACGGAGATCGCGGTGCGCGCCGCGTTCAAGGCCGTCCAGGACGGCAAGCAGGTCGCGGTCCTCGTGCCCACGACGCTCCTCGTCCAGCAGCACTTCGGCACGTTCTCCGAGCGCTACTCCCAGTTCCCCGTGAAGGTTCGGGCGCTGTCGCGCTTCCAGACGGAGACCGAGTCGAAGGCCACCCTGGAGGGTCTGCGCGACGGGGCGGTCGACATCGTCATCGGCACGCACCGCCTGTTCTCCTCCGAGACGAAGTTCAAGGACCTCGGCCTCGTCATCGTCGACGAGGAGCAGCGCTTCGGCGTCGAGCACAAGGAGCAGCTGAAGAAGCTCCGTGCGAACGTCGACGTCCTCACGATGTCCGCGACCCCCATCCCCCGTACGCTCGAAATGGCCGTCACCGGCATCCGCGAGATGTCGACGATCACCACGCCGCCCGAGGAGCGCCACCCGGTGCTCACCTTCGTGGGCCCGTACGAGGAGAAGCAGATCGGCGCGGCCGTCCGCCGTGAACTGCTGCGCGAGGGCCAGGTCTTCTACATCCACAACCGCGTCGAGTCCATCGACCGCGCGGCGGCCCGCCTGCGCGACATCGTCCCCGAGGCGCGCATCGCGACGGCCCACGGCCAGATGTCCGAACAGGCCCTGGAACAGGTGGTCGTGGACTTCTGGGAGAAGAAGTTCGACGTCCTCGTCTCGACGACGATCGTCGAGTCGGGCATCGACATCTCCAATGCGAACACGCTGATCGTCGAGCGCGGCGACAACTTCGGTCTCAGCCAGCTCCACCAGCTGCGCGGCCGCGTCGGCCGAGGCCGTGAGCGCGGTTACGCCTACTTCCTGTACCCGCCGGAGAAGCCGCTCACCGAGACCGCGCACGAGCGCCTCGCCACCATCGCCCAGCACACGGAGATGGGCGCGGGTATGTACGTGGCGATGAAGGACCTGGAGATCCGCGGCGCGGGCAACCTGCTCGGCGGAGAGCAGTCGGGCCACATCGCGGGTGTCGGCTTCGACCTCTACGTCCGCATGGTCGGCGAGGCGGTCGCGGACTACCGCGCCTCGCTCGAAGGGGGCGTCGAGGAGGAGCCGCCCCTGGAGGTCAAGATCGAGCTCCCGGTCGACGCGCATGTCCCGCACGACTACGCGCCGGGCGAGCGGCTCAGGCTGCAGGCCTACCGCGCCATCGCCTCCGTGAACACGGAAGCGGACGTCAAGGCGGTCCGCGAGGAGCTCACCGACCGCTACGGCAAGCTGCCGGAGCCGGTCGAGAACCTGCTGCTCGTCGCCGGTCTGCGCATGTTCGCGCGGGCGTGCGGCGTCGCCGAGATCGTCCTCCAGGGCAACAACATCCGCTTCGCCCCCGTGGAGCTGAGGGAGTCGCAGGAGCTGCGCCTCAAGCGCCTCTACCCGGGCACGGTCATCAAGCCGGCGGCGCACCAGGTGCTCGTCCCGCGCCCCAAGACCGCGAAGGTGGGCGGCAAGCCGCTGGTCGGACGCGAACTCCTGGGCTGGGTCGGGGAGTTCCTGACGTCGATCCTCGGTTCGTAGAGCGCCGCGGGACGGGCCCTGCGCCCGTCCCGCGGCGCGAGCGCGAGGGGGCGGTCGGTCCTGTCCGAGAACGCCGAGGCCGAGCCCGGCAGGTGTGCCAGTTGTGGCACCTCCCCGAACCGCCCCACGCGGTGCTGCACGTCATCGGGAAGGCGTGACCGGGAGGCGTGACGTGAAGGCGGCTGCTTCCGCGTGCCCCGGTGCGCCCGGGTGACGGACGCGTTCACCCGATACGGTGACACCGAAACCGGACTAGCAGGGGGGAGCGTCGTGATGCGAGGCGCTGGGCGGGCCGTCGCCGCCGTACTGGTGACCGTGGCCGCCGCCACCGGCTGCACCGTGGAGCAGCAGGGCGGGGCGGCGTCGGGACCCGAGTACAAGGCGGGCAGTGCGCTCGACGCCGTGAACTCGCTTTCGGTCAAGGGGCGGGCGCCCAAGACCGGTTACGACCGGGGCCGCTTCGGCAGTGCCTGGGCCGACACCGATTCGAACGGCTGCGACACCCGGGACGACATACTCAAGCGGGACCTGACGGGGGTGAAGTTCCGCGACGGGCGCTGCACGGTCGTGTCGGGGACGCTCGCGTCCGACCCGTACACCGGCAAGGAGATCGCGTTCGCGCGCGGCCGCAGCCGGGTCGACATCGACCATCTGGTGGCCCTCTCCGACGCCTGGCAGAAGGGTGCCCAGAAGTGGGACCCGAGCAAGCGCATCGCCCTGGCCAACGACCCGCTCAACCTCCTCGCGGTCGACGCGGGCCCCAACCGCAGCAAGGGCGAGGGCGATACGGCGACCTGGCTGCCGCCCCGCAAGGGGTACCGGTGCACCTATGTCGCCGGGCAGGTCGCCGTGAAGAAGAAGTACGGGCTGTGGGTGACGGCCGGCGAGCGGGACGCCATGAAGCGGGTGCTGTCGACCTGCCCGGACCAGGCGCTGCCCACGGGTGGCAACCCGACGTCGGCGCCGGATCGCTTCCACGCCAAGTGAGCGTGTGAGCAGGCCGGTTCAGCCGCCCAGCTTGTCGAGGTCGACGATGTCCTTGTCGGCCGGCGGGGCCGCCTCGACCGGCTTGTCGTAGTCCGAGAACGTGAGCGAGGCCGGCTCCTTGGCGGACTTGGTGACGAGCTTGAGCACGTACGGCTTGCCCTCGGTCGCGACGTAGAGCGTGAACTCGTCCTTGCCGTCGGTCTCGGTGACCGTGAACGCGGGCGTGCCGTCGACCGTCGTCGCCCTGCCCTTGCGGGCGAGGGTGTCATTGCTCTTGAACTCGGCGAGCATCGAGTCGAGGTCGCAGAAGTCCGCCATGTCCTTGGCGTCCGGGCTGTCCGCCTTCGACTTCATCCAGCGGCCCGCGAGCATCTTCACGACGGCGTCGGTGTCCGCCTTGGACTCGCCCTTGCTCTGCGCGCGCAGGAACGCCTCGTCGGACTTGAGGTACACGGTCGGGCCCGTCTTGATCAGGTCGACCTTGCCCTGTCCGTTCATGCCCATCGAGCCGGCGCACTCGCCCTTCTTGTCGAGGGCGACGTCGAGGGCGATCTGCCCGCCGTCCCCGTCGGCGGCGTTTCCCTTGATGGTGAGGGACGTGGCGCCGCGGGTGGCCTTCATCGCCTTGTTGGCGATCTGCGGTCCCGACAGGTCGGCGAAGGGGGCCTTGGGCTTGTCTCCTGAGCCCGCTGCCCCGCCGGGCCCGCAGGCGGTGAGCGAAAGGGCGGTCGTGACGGCGGTGAGGCAGAGGGCGGCAAGTGTGCTGCGGCGCATGGGAGTTCCCGGTGTGAGTGGTTGAGGTGGTGAAGGCGGAGCGGTGGTGTACGGCCGTCAGAAGTTGCCGTTGGTGATGATCTCGCCGTCGGCGTCGTAGACCGTGACGAGGCCGTTCTTGCTGTCCTTCCAGTCCGCGAACGCGGAGGCGATCAGCTTGGAGGGGCCGGAGCCCTCGCCCATCAGGCCGCCGGTGAAGTCGGTGTAGACGTCGGCGCTGTCGAGGATGTCGTTCTGCTGGTCGGCGCCCTGGACCTTGAGGACGTGGGCGACGGCGGCCTTCTCCTTGGGCGTGCCGTTCTTGGCCACGAAGGCCTTGAACTGCTCGGCCTGCGAGGCCTTCGACGTGCCCTTGTCGCCGGCGTCGGACTTGGCGGCGCCACCGGTCTTGCCGGCCTTGTCGCCGGAGCCGCCCGCGTTCTTGTCCGCGGCGGCGGAGGTGTCGCCGCCCTTCCCCCCGTTGCCGCCGTCGCCGGAGTTGGCCGATACGACGCCGATCACGACGATCCCGACCACCGCACCCAGCGCGACCTTGGTCTTCATGCCCATGGCTGATCCCCCCAACAGAAGGCGGCCCCTCGATGTCGGCGACCGCTTGTTTCGATGGGTCAATAAGAGCAGAGCTTGTGAACCGAGTCAACACGATTCACGGATTCGAGTGTGTACACGCTCGTGAATGGGGCGCTTGCGTGTTCGCGGGTATGCTCGGCGTCACAGTCATGTGGGGAGCCGAGGGGAGCACGCCGGGTGCAGGACAACGCCACAGAAGTGACCGCGGCCGGGATCGCCCGGCTCGCGGGGGTCGGCCGCGCCGCCGTCAGCAACTGGCGCCGCCGCCACCCCGACTTCCCCAAGCCCGTCGGCGGGACGGAGACCAGCCCCTCCTTCGCCCTCACCGACGTCGAGACCTGGCTGCGCGAGCAGGGCAAGCTCGCCGAGGTCCCGCTGCGTGAACGTGTCTGGCAGCAGCTCGCCGGGCACCCCGCGGGCCCCGGGGTCGCGCTCCTGCACACCGGCTGCGCCCTGCTCCTCGTGCACGACCGGCCCACCGACTGGCTCGAACTCGCCGCGGTCTCCGACGAGCACCTCGCCCAGCGCCTCCCGGCCGCCCTCGACGACGTCCTGGACCGCCGCTTCGGCCCCCGCGGCGAGCGCGCCGTGAGCCTGCCCGACACCGGCCTCCTGCCCTCCGTCCCGCTGCTGCGCGGCGCCGCCGAACTCGCCGCGGAACTGGGCGCCCGCCAGACGTACGAGTTCCTGCTCGGCCGTCATCTCGACGCCAACCCGCGCCAGTACACGCTCACGCCCGCGGGCCCCGCCCAGCTCATGGCCGCCCTCGCCGGACCCGCCCGCACCGTCCTCGACCCGGCCTGCGGCACCGGCGCCCTGCTGCGCGCGGTGCGCGACCTCTCACCCGAGCCGGACCAGCGCCTCTACGGCCAGGACAGCGTCCCCGACCTCGCCGCCCTCACCGCGCTCCGTCTCGCGCTCGGCACCCCGGCCGCCGGCGGCGCCACCGTGCGTACCGCGGCCGGCGACACCCTGCGCGCCGACGCGTTCCCCGACGTCCGCGCCGACGCCGTGCTCGCCCACCCGCCGTTCAACGAACGCAACTGGGGTCACGACGAACTCGCCTACGACGCCCGCTGGGAGTACGGCTTCCCGGCCCGCACCGAGTCCGAACTCGCCTGGATCCAGCACGCGTTGGCCCGCCTGCGCGACGGCGGCACCGCCGTCCTGCTGATGCCGCCCGCCGCCGCCTCCCGCCGCTCCGGCCGCCGCATCCGCGCCGACCTGCTGCGCCGCGGCGCCCTGCGTGCCGTGATCGCCCTGCCCGCGGGCTCCGTCCCGCCCAACAACATCCCGCTGCACCTGTGGGTCCTGCGCAGGCCCGGCGCCGGCACGCCGCCCGCGCCGGAACTCCTCCTCGTCGAGACGACCGGGGGCGGCCCGGCGGGCTCCGGCGACGGACGCGACAGGCTGCCGTGGGAGCAGGTCCAGCAGGCCGTCCTCGACGCCTGGCGGCCCTTCGACCGCGACGGCACGATCGAGGAACTGCCCGGCGTCGCCCGCTCCGTGCCCGTGATCGAACTGCTCGACGACGAGGTCGACCTCGCGCCCGCGCGCCGGCTGCCGCCCCCGGCCGCGGGCGGCGGCGCCGAGGAACTCGCCGCGGTCCGCACCCGCCTCGGCGACACCCTGCGCCTCACCGCCGACCGCGCCCCCGACACCCCGCCCGCCGCGCAGAGCCCGGCCCGCTGGCCGCAGACGACGGTGGGTGAACTCGCCCGCGCAGGCGCCGTGTTGCTGCGGACCGCCGCGGCGGCCTCGGGTCCCGCCACCGGAGGTTCCGCGGGCGCGCCCGTCCTCACCGACCACGACGTCCTCGCCGGCACCGCACCCTCCGGCTC encodes the following:
- the mfd gene encoding transcription-repair coupling factor, whose protein sequence is MSLHGLLDAVSRDPALAEAVKAATDGRRPHVDLVGPPAARPFAVAALARRTGRTVLAVTATGREAEDLAAALRSLLPPDGIVEYPSWETLPHERLSPRSDTVGRRLAVLRRLAHPRADDPETGPVSVVVAPVRSVLQPQVKGLGDLEPVALSTGQSADLNEIVESLAAAAYSRVELVEKRGEFAVRGGILDVFPPTEEHPLRVEFWGDDVEEIRYFKVADQRSLEVAEHGLWAPPCRELLLTDQVRERAAALAEEHPELGELLGKIAEGIAVEGMESLAPVLVDDMELLLDVLPEGSMAVVCDPERVRTRAADLVATSQEFLHASWAATAGGGEAPIDVDAASLRSIADVRDRARELDMMWWSVSPFAADETFAPADAAGGSDTLKLGMHAPESYRGDTARALADTKGWLSEGWRTVYVTEAHGPAARTVEVLGGEGVPARLDQDLTELTPAVVQVSCGSIDYGFVDPALKLAVLTETDLTGQKAAGKDGQRMPARRRKTIDPLTLESGDYIVHEQHGVGRYIEMVQRTVQGATREYLVVEYAPAKRGQPGDRLYIPTDQLEQITKYVGGEAPTLHRLGGADWTKTKARAKKAVKEIAADLIKLYSARMAAPGHSFGPDTPWQRELEDAFPYVETPDQLTTIAEVKEDMEKTVPMDRLICGDVGYGKTEIAVRAAFKAVQDGKQVAVLVPTTLLVQQHFGTFSERYSQFPVKVRALSRFQTETESKATLEGLRDGAVDIVIGTHRLFSSETKFKDLGLVIVDEEQRFGVEHKEQLKKLRANVDVLTMSATPIPRTLEMAVTGIREMSTITTPPEERHPVLTFVGPYEEKQIGAAVRRELLREGQVFYIHNRVESIDRAAARLRDIVPEARIATAHGQMSEQALEQVVVDFWEKKFDVLVSTTIVESGIDISNANTLIVERGDNFGLSQLHQLRGRVGRGRERGYAYFLYPPEKPLTETAHERLATIAQHTEMGAGMYVAMKDLEIRGAGNLLGGEQSGHIAGVGFDLYVRMVGEAVADYRASLEGGVEEEPPLEVKIELPVDAHVPHDYAPGERLRLQAYRAIASVNTEADVKAVREELTDRYGKLPEPVENLLLVAGLRMFARACGVAEIVLQGNNIRFAPVELRESQELRLKRLYPGTVIKPAAHQVLVPRPKTAKVGGKPLVGRELLGWVGEFLTSILGS
- a CDS encoding HNH endonuclease family protein, which produces MRGAGRAVAAVLVTVAAATGCTVEQQGGAASGPEYKAGSALDAVNSLSVKGRAPKTGYDRGRFGSAWADTDSNGCDTRDDILKRDLTGVKFRDGRCTVVSGTLASDPYTGKEIAFARGRSRVDIDHLVALSDAWQKGAQKWDPSKRIALANDPLNLLAVDAGPNRSKGEGDTATWLPPRKGYRCTYVAGQVAVKKKYGLWVTAGERDAMKRVLSTCPDQALPTGGNPTSAPDRFHAK
- a CDS encoding N-6 DNA methylase, giving the protein MQDNATEVTAAGIARLAGVGRAAVSNWRRRHPDFPKPVGGTETSPSFALTDVETWLREQGKLAEVPLRERVWQQLAGHPAGPGVALLHTGCALLLVHDRPTDWLELAAVSDEHLAQRLPAALDDVLDRRFGPRGERAVSLPDTGLLPSVPLLRGAAELAAELGARQTYEFLLGRHLDANPRQYTLTPAGPAQLMAALAGPARTVLDPACGTGALLRAVRDLSPEPDQRLYGQDSVPDLAALTALRLALGTPAAGGATVRTAAGDTLRADAFPDVRADAVLAHPPFNERNWGHDELAYDARWEYGFPARTESELAWIQHALARLRDGGTAVLLMPPAAASRRSGRRIRADLLRRGALRAVIALPAGSVPPNNIPLHLWVLRRPGAGTPPAPELLLVETTGGGPAGSGDGRDRLPWEQVQQAVLDAWRPFDRDGTIEELPGVARSVPVIELLDDEVDLAPARRLPPPAAGGGAEELAAVRTRLGDTLRLTADRAPDTPPAAQSPARWPQTTVGELARAGAVLLRTAAAASGPATGGSAGAPVLTDHDVLAGTAPSGSPQGGDEEAVLVEAGDVVVPLAGGGAVVRVVDEATAGAALGRGLTLLRPDRAALDPWFLAGFLRGTANNRQASSFASTATRLDVRRLQLPRLPLADQRRYGERFRALAGFEDALRQAARLGEQLVRGLHDGLTDGTLGPE